Genomic DNA from uncultured Methanospirillum sp.:
TGATCCATTCCACCCCCCCAAGATCCGTCGATACCAGGATCCAGATCCTCGAAGCGATCTGTCTGTGTAGCATTGGGTCACTTGACGAAGCAGAGGTCTGTCTGCGTGATCTCAGGGCAAGGGTTCCTGATTCAGCAGAAGTCTGTTTATACCTGGGTAAAGTACTTGAACAGAAGGGAGACGAGGGGGCCAGGACTGAGTATGCCGAAGCGGTCAGGCTGACACCAGATCATCCGGAAGGAATCAGAAGGTACGCCAGGTACCTTTCCGGAGCTGGAGATCATCGTGCAGCTGTCTGCCTGTTTCGAAGACTCGCCCTTCTCACTGGTGATCCGGAGGATCTGGCCGGGCTCCTGAAATGTCACTATGTTCTCGGTGATTACGAGGAAGGGATCACGAGATACCAGCAGGCCGGATCACCGGCTGAATGTTTCAGGATATATCTTGACCTGCTCCTCGCATCAGGAAGATATCTGGATCTTACTCACGATATCGAGGCATCTCACGGTTATCAGAAGGATCGCAATCTTACTCTCCTCTACTGTGAGGCGCTGACTCATGTCAATCCGGATCAGGCAGATCGGGAGTTCCTCATCCAACTCAGAAGGGATCCATCTGCAGATCTGGCATCCCGGTATGTCAGGTTTCTCTCCTCCCGGGATCTCATCAGGGAAGCACTTGGGGTCTGGTCAACATGGCTTGCAAAGAGCGGTGTACCTGAGTACCAGTTGCAGGGAGCAACCCTCCTTGAATCAGTATCCGGGCCGGAACAGGCCATTGACCTCTATCAGAAGGTTCTCTTTGGAGATGAGAGCAGAAGTCTTAAAGATCCCACAAAGTGGTTCTCATACTATCGCGATCTTCTGATCAGAATCAAAGGGCAAAAAGCAGCTCTTGACCATGCACTCACCCTTTCAGGATCTGACCTCCCCACAGGTATTCTGGTCGGGATCGCAGAATGGTGCGGAGAAGTGGGGAGGCATGAGGAGGCAAAACGTATCTTTCTTCAGGCCTTCAGATCAGATCTCACCAACGCCGGGCTCGCATATGCATCATATCTCGCCAGGGCTGGTGAGAAGAGGGAGCAGAAAAAGATCCTTGGATACATTCTTAAAACGGTCAGGAAAGCAAGGGACCTCGAGGCAGTTGCCGACGGGATTCTGGCAATGCCGGACCCTGATCACGATCTGATCTCATCATTGAATCAGAGATTTGATGAGACAATTGGACTGCTCTCCCAGCATGGACGCGAGGAATACGCCCGCTGCCTTACTCTTGCCGCCGAACAGGATCTCCAGAGCGGAAGTCCGGACAGATCCCTTGAGCACTCAATAACAGGACTGGCCATTGTCCCGGTTGATGCAACCACCATTGCCGAATCACTTTTTGCCCTCCTCGTAGCATCTAAAACTCAGGTTCTTCCAGATTATCTCCCATCACAAATCTGCCCGATAGCAAAAACGCCAAGTCCTGTGAGTGCCGGGAATCAGATCTCTCTCTCATGGCTTGATCCTGGTGAAGAATCAGTAGTTGAATACCTTCGCAAACACCGGGTCTGTAATGAGATGGATCTCAGAAGAGTGGCGGGAACACGTAGGGTAGCAGGGCTGATGAACAGAATCATGCGAAAAGCAGAAGAACAGGGCATCCACCTTGCAGAGAAAGAGGGATATTCAGAGTTCGGAGAGGTGTACAGGTATGCAGGCCCCTGATATATCAGATGTATCGGTGCTTGAGAGCATCGGGATCATCAACGCACTCAGGCGGGGGACGGTTCCTGCCCAGGGGCTTGGGCGGTTTGCGGTGGGACTCTCCACAGAGGAGCAGGTGATCGCGGATCAGATGGATCTGGTCGCGATGGGCGGTGCAGATATCAAGTTCATCAGAGGCGAGTATGGAAGCGGGAAGACGTTCCTCATCTCACGTGCCCTTGAGATAGCACGAAAGAAAGGATTTGTAACAGCCCACGTCGCCATATCACCGGTCTCCCCACTGCATCGTCTCCGATCCCTGTATGCACAGATCGCAACCTCTCTCCATGCTGGTGGAGAGCAGCAGGCGTTCAGATCGATCATCGATGCATGGCTGTTCGGGATAGAACAGCGTGTAAGTGCACGGGAAGGGGCAGCCATTCCTGTTGATCGTCTTGAAGAACTCACACTTCGCGAGGTTGAGTTTGCCCTTGCAGATATCAGTCTGTTGAATGCACCGGTCGCCGCCGTCATCAGAACCTACTATCTTGCAAATAACGCGGCAGACTTCAGAACTTCCCAGGCAGCCATCGGGTGGCTCTGCGGCGATCCCAATATTGGCAGGGATCTGAGACAGAAGGCAGGAATTCGCGGGGACATAGGAGACTCGTCAATATTTCCCCTTCTTGAGGCCCTGCCGGTGTTTGTGACCGGGGCCGGGTACAAAGGCTGCGTGGTTGCCATAGATGAACTCGAGATAACCCAGACCTTTCCCCGCAACCTCCGCGAGAGGGGATTTCAGAACCTGGTCAGGATCGTCGACGCGATCGACGGGGGCCTGCTCCCCCGCTGGTATCTCATATGTGCCGGAACACCGATGCTATATGACGGGCCCCGGGGTATGAGACCAATCACTCCTCTGTACGATCGGATCGGCCAGACTCCGAAGGACGGGGAGTTTCCCAATCCCCGCCAGCCGCAGATCCTGCTCAAACCGT
This window encodes:
- the brxD gene encoding BREX system ATP-binding protein BrxD — translated: MQAPDISDVSVLESIGIINALRRGTVPAQGLGRFAVGLSTEEQVIADQMDLVAMGGADIKFIRGEYGSGKTFLISRALEIARKKGFVTAHVAISPVSPLHRLRSLYAQIATSLHAGGEQQAFRSIIDAWLFGIEQRVSAREGAAIPVDRLEELTLREVEFALADISLLNAPVAAVIRTYYLANNAADFRTSQAAIGWLCGDPNIGRDLRQKAGIRGDIGDSSIFPLLEALPVFVTGAGYKGCVVAIDELEITQTFPRNLRERGFQNLVRIVDAIDGGLLPRWYLICAGTPMLYDGPRGMRPITPLYDRIGQTPKDGEFPNPRQPQILLKPFSPDRLEEVAQRIASVYEEAYGEVDRSRISHRFIRTMVNRVSTAFGGRIDVIPRVFLKEFVDVLDKCDLYPDYDPMTVYQTDAQDLQEILTDEEKAVMQIRF